The window CGTGACGCACGCCGGAGCATCCTGGAGTTTCTCCTGATCAACCACCCCATTGACTGCCCGGTCTGCGACAAGACCGGAGAATGTTTTCTCCAGGACTATTATATGGAATACGGCCTTTACACCAGCCGTTATCTCGAAGAACGATGGAACAAGAGAAAGGTGTTTATCCTGGGGCCCACCATTGTCATGGACGAAGAGAGGTGTGTGCTCTGCTCACGCTGTGTCCGGTTCTTTGAAGAGGTATCCAAGGTGAAACGCCTGGGGATCTTCGAGCGGAGTGCGGAATCGTATCTCTCCACCTATCCGGGTGAGGTTCTAAAAGACCCTTACTGCGGGAATGTCGTGGACCTCTGTCCGGTAGGGGCCCTGACCGACCGAGACTTCCGCTTTGAGCAGCGGGTCTGGATGCTGAAGCATGGGGATGCCGTATGCCCCTTCTGCGCACGGGGGTGCAACATCACCGTGGATTACAACGAGAAGAGCGACATCCAGATCAACGACCGCCGCGTCTATCGTTTTCGACCAAGGTACAACCCCGAGGTGAACGGATACTGGATGTGCGACACGGGGCGCTACGGTTACCGGGCCGTGGATTCACCGGAGCGGATCGGAGAACCCCTGATGCGTGAAGGGAAGCGGATGATACCGGTGGGATGGGAGACCATGATCAAGAAGACGGCGCTCCGGATTCGGGAGGTGATCGACCAGGACGGACCTGAGTGCATCGGGCTGATCGTGCATCCCTCGGTTACCTGTGAAACAGCCGGGGCCGCGAAGAGGCTCTTTGTGGAACATCTTGGCGTCCGGAACGTGAGCACGGGGTTTCCCGTGGACCCGTCCGCATATGAAGATGATATCCTGATCCGCAAGGACCGTTTCCCGAACCGGCGCGGCCTGGAACAGGCCGGCCTTGCGGCCGGAGAAAAGGATGCGGAGTGGATTCTGGGGGCCTGGGCCAGGGGGGAAATCAAACTCCTCTACATGATCGGAGATGATCTCCCCAGGCTTTTGAATAAGCAGAAACCATCTCCCCTCTTCGGGGCAGAGGGGGTCCTCATCCTCCAGAAGAGCACCGCGGGCCCGGAAGACGAATCTGCCCGGATGATCCTCCCCTCGGCCATGTCCCTTGAAGAGGGTGGGACTTTTATCAACTTCGAGGGGAAGGCCCAGCAGTTCAAGGGCGTGGTCTCTCCATTCGGTGAATCTCTTGGGTCCGGGGATATCCTGGCCCGGCTGGCCCAGGCGCTCGGCCTGGACACGGGGACGGCATAATGGACATCGTCATCATTCTCGTCAAGATAGGTCTGATGATCGGCTTTCTCATGGTCATGGGCCTGCTCCTCACCTGGGTCGAGCGGAAACAGAGCGCTGTGATGCAGGACAGAATCGGCGCCAACCGCGCCGATATCCTGGGCATGCGCCTCATCGGCCTTTTTCATCCCCTGGCCGATGCCCTGAAACTCCTGACCAAGGAGGACTTCGTCCCGCCTTCAGGCAACCGCTTTATTCATACCCTGGCCCCGTTTATCGCTTTTACCACGGCACTGGTCGGGTTCGCCGTGATCCCCTTTGGCCCGCCCATCCATCTGTTCCACCGGGAGATCACGCTTCAGGTGGCCGACATCCACGTGGGGATCCTCTTTGTTTTTGTCGCGGCCGGGCTCTCCATCTACGGGGTGATCCTGGCCGGATGGTCCTCGGCCAACCGATACAGTCTCCTCGGAGCGCTCCGGGGCGCGGCGCAGACCATCTCCTATGAAGTCTCCATGGGGCTTTCCGTCATCGGCCTCCTCATGATTTTTGGATCGCTCAGCCTCTCCGAGATCGCCCATGCGCAGGGGGAGCTCATCTGGGGCTTTCTCCCCCGCTGGGGGGTGATGGTCCAGCCGCTCGGATTCCTGATCTTCTTCACAGCCGCCGTGGCCGAGACCAAGCGGGTCCCCTTTGACCTCCCGGAAGGGGAGTCGGAGATCATCGGTTTTTTCTTAGAGTACAGCGGGATGAAGTTCGGACTTCTCTGGATCGGGGAGTTCGTGGAGATTGTGGTCATGTCCGGGCTGATCACGGCACTCTTTTTCGGGGGGTGGCAGGTCCCCTTCCTGTATGAGCATGGGTTTGAATTCCCATGGGGAACTCGGGCCGGGCTTCCCCATGGTCTGGTCCTGACATTGCAGGTCGCTTCCTTTGTATTCAAGGTCGCCTTTTTTTGCTGGTTTCAGATGCTGGTCCGGTGGACGTTTCCCCGGTTCCGCTATGACCAGCTTATGCGCCTCGGGTGGAAAGGACTGCTGCCGCTTTCGTTTTTAAACATTGTGGTGACCGGGATCGTTGTTCTGGTATTTTAGGTTCATCGTCGAAGTATGTGATCAAAAAATAGTGGTTCATATCCTTTGTTGTCATTGTCCATTTTGTCATCGTCCGGTCCCCCGATCAAGTCGGAGGACAGGCCCGACCGGGCG is drawn from Nitrospirae bacterium CG2_30_53_67 and contains these coding sequences:
- a CDS encoding NADH-quinone oxidoreductase subunit H, translated to MDIVIILVKIGLMIGFLMVMGLLLTWVERKQSAVMQDRIGANRADILGMRLIGLFHPLADALKLLTKEDFVPPSGNRFIHTLAPFIAFTTALVGFAVIPFGPPIHLFHREITLQVADIHVGILFVFVAAGLSIYGVILAGWSSANRYSLLGALRGAAQTISYEVSMGLSVIGLLMIFGSLSLSEIAHAQGELIWGFLPRWGVMVQPLGFLIFFTAAVAETKRVPFDLPEGESEIIGFFLEYSGMKFGLLWIGEFVEIVVMSGLITALFFGGWQVPFLYEHGFEFPWGTRAGLPHGLVLTLQVASFVFKVAFFCWFQMLVRWTFPRFRYDQLMRLGWKGLLPLSFLNIVVTGIVVLVF